The following are from one region of the Streptomyces decoyicus genome:
- a CDS encoding DUF2637 domain-containing protein, with protein sequence MRPKLRLDAVLIQAVIAGALSFAHLHDIAEAAGQHGWKAWAYPISVDLLFVAAWRRLRTLRANDRAARAAWTWFVIALAASLGANIATAGLLDLGAVPAWLRILVAGWPALAFLGGTLLAHTPTAPRTETEEKAEPAPADPITVDRAREAPSAELDPAHDVKPDADDELHELPAAPVPAPAPEPTALPLPTFPPALLDHARKVADTYRSTTGSAIDAETLRTRLGVPVPLANAITAQLA encoded by the coding sequence ATGCGCCCCAAGCTCCGCCTCGACGCCGTGCTCATTCAGGCCGTGATCGCCGGTGCCCTGTCCTTCGCCCACCTGCACGACATCGCCGAAGCGGCCGGCCAGCACGGTTGGAAGGCCTGGGCCTACCCCATCAGCGTCGATTTGCTCTTCGTCGCTGCCTGGCGCCGACTGCGAACGCTGCGGGCCAACGACCGTGCGGCCCGCGCCGCCTGGACCTGGTTTGTCATCGCCCTGGCCGCGTCCCTCGGCGCGAACATCGCCACCGCCGGACTCCTCGACCTGGGCGCTGTACCGGCCTGGCTGCGCATCCTCGTCGCCGGATGGCCCGCCCTCGCCTTCCTCGGCGGCACACTCCTCGCCCACACCCCCACAGCCCCGCGGACGGAGACCGAGGAGAAAGCCGAACCCGCCCCCGCCGACCCGATCACGGTGGACCGCGCCCGGGAGGCGCCTTCGGCCGAGCTGGATCCTGCGCACGACGTGAAGCCTGACGCCGACGACGAACTCCACGAACTGCCTGCCGCTCCGGTACCGGCCCCCGCACCGGAGCCCACTGCCTTGCCACTGCCGACGTTTCCGCCGGCACTGCTCGATCACGCCCGCAAGGTCGCTGACACCTACCGCTCCACCACCGGCTCCGCGATCGACGCCGAAACCCTGCGCACCCGCCTCGGAGTCCCGGTGCCCCTCGCCAACGCCATCACAGCCCAACTCGCCTGA
- a CDS encoding mobile element transfer protein: MARPNRFYDVIRIGLVQVGSHHDGRGRTKHTAACTAPGCGFSADYNDRSAAELAARTHRCNP; encoded by the coding sequence ATGGCCCGGCCGAACCGCTTCTACGACGTGATCCGCATCGGCCTCGTCCAGGTCGGCAGCCACCACGACGGACGCGGACGCACCAAGCACACCGCCGCCTGCACCGCCCCCGGCTGCGGCTTCTCCGCCGACTACAACGACCGCTCCGCCGCCGAACTCGCCGCCCGCACCCACCGCTGCAACCCCTGA
- a CDS encoding methyltransferase domain-containing protein, whose product MMANTPRNGLRVLDLFCCQGGASMGYHQAGFDVTGIDVTPQPRYPFTFIQADALDYLAQHGTEFDLIHASMPCQRYTRCQQIQSRAHPDLIAPVRELLHKTGRPYAIENVPGAPLLDPVELCGAMFGLRTYRHRLFETSFPLPHRHHPRHLAPNAKMGRPVHDGEFMHIVGNFSNVPLAREVMGMPWATRDGLREAIPPAYTHHIARHFLTTTDVEVAA is encoded by the coding sequence ATGATGGCCAACACCCCGCGCAACGGCCTGCGTGTCCTGGACCTCTTCTGCTGCCAGGGCGGCGCCAGCATGGGCTACCACCAGGCCGGATTCGACGTCACCGGCATCGACGTCACACCCCAGCCCCGCTACCCCTTCACCTTCATCCAGGCTGACGCCCTGGACTATCTCGCCCAGCACGGCACGGAGTTCGACCTGATCCACGCCTCCATGCCCTGCCAGCGGTACACCCGCTGCCAGCAGATCCAGTCCCGTGCACACCCCGACCTGATCGCCCCGGTCCGCGAACTCCTCCACAAGACCGGACGCCCGTATGCGATCGAGAACGTCCCCGGCGCCCCGCTCCTCGACCCGGTGGAACTGTGCGGCGCCATGTTCGGCCTGCGCACCTACCGCCACCGGCTCTTCGAAACATCCTTCCCTCTCCCCCACCGTCACCACCCCCGGCACCTCGCACCCAACGCCAAGATGGGCCGCCCAGTACATGACGGCGAGTTCATGCACATCGTCGGCAACTTCTCCAACGTCCCCCTCGCCCGCGAAGTGATGGGCATGCCCTGGGCCACCCGCGACGGCCTGCGCGAAGCCATCCCCCCGGCCTACACCCACCACATCGCCAGGCACTTCCTCACCACCACCGACGTGGAGGTGGCCGCGTGA
- the repSA gene encoding replication initiator protein RepSA: protein MTDPATLAGLDPTTLGDLLRVAGDPGFDRWQDQIRRTGGCSDPIHLTGSTKTLDPTTSTVLHTYSTDAEPGGRLPIACGNRRASRCPSCAWTYAGDTYHLIRAGLTGDEAKGTPETVRDHPRVFATLTAPSFGPVHNRPTNGRCRCGIHHPDGAPELGTALNPDTYDYAGAVLWNNHAGHLWRYVTIYLPRELAKRAGITQRALKERLRVSYGKVAEYQKRGAIHFHAVIRFDGPDGPDTEPPPWATLDLLTDALRAAAARAEVLLSPTGDQPARTLRWGTQLDIQPIGAFGNGEDLTEQAVASYVAKYATKAAEATGTVDRRIGELAELDKLPDLPDHTRRLIRACWDLDELYPDRRLWQWAHMLGFRGHFSTKSRRYSTTLGALRHVRADYRATQQRAALGLPNPDDNPEATTLTLAHWAYAGHGHTPGESWLAANIARDIQANRDTARQTRAELEAEGDDWA from the coding sequence GTGACCGACCCCGCCACCCTGGCGGGCCTGGACCCGACCACCCTGGGCGACCTGCTCCGGGTGGCCGGGGACCCCGGCTTCGACCGCTGGCAAGACCAGATCCGCCGCACCGGCGGCTGCTCCGACCCCATCCACCTCACCGGCTCCACCAAGACCCTCGACCCGACCACCAGCACCGTCCTGCACACCTACTCCACCGACGCGGAACCCGGCGGTCGGCTCCCCATCGCCTGCGGCAACCGCCGCGCCTCCCGCTGCCCCTCCTGCGCCTGGACCTACGCCGGCGACACCTACCACCTCATCCGCGCCGGCCTCACCGGCGACGAAGCCAAAGGCACCCCCGAAACCGTCCGCGACCACCCCCGCGTCTTCGCCACCCTCACAGCCCCCTCCTTCGGCCCCGTCCACAACCGCCCCACCAACGGTCGCTGCCGCTGCGGCATCCATCACCCCGATGGCGCCCCCGAGTTGGGAACTGCTCTCAACCCCGACACCTACGACTACGCGGGCGCCGTGCTGTGGAACAACCACGCCGGTCACCTCTGGCGCTACGTCACGATCTACCTGCCGCGCGAGCTGGCCAAGCGGGCCGGGATCACCCAACGCGCCCTCAAAGAGCGGCTCCGCGTCTCCTACGGCAAGGTCGCCGAGTACCAAAAGCGCGGCGCCATCCACTTCCACGCCGTCATCCGCTTCGACGGACCCGACGGCCCCGACACCGAACCCCCGCCCTGGGCCACCCTCGACCTACTCACCGACGCCCTACGAGCCGCCGCCGCCCGCGCAGAAGTCCTCCTGTCTCCCACCGGGGACCAGCCCGCCCGGACCCTGCGCTGGGGCACCCAGCTCGACATCCAGCCCATCGGCGCCTTCGGCAACGGCGAAGACCTCACCGAACAGGCCGTCGCCTCCTACGTCGCCAAATACGCCACCAAGGCCGCCGAAGCCACCGGCACCGTCGACCGCCGCATCGGAGAACTCGCCGAACTCGACAAGCTCCCCGACCTGCCCGACCACACCCGACGCCTCATCCGCGCCTGCTGGGACCTCGACGAGCTCTACCCCGACCGACGTCTCTGGCAGTGGGCGCACATGCTCGGCTTCCGCGGCCACTTCTCCACCAAATCCCGCCGCTACTCCACCACCCTCGGCGCCCTCCGACACGTCCGCGCCGACTACCGCGCCACCCAACAACGCGCCGCCCTCGGCCTCCCCAACCCCGACGACAACCCGGAGGCCACCACGCTCACCCTCGCCCACTGGGCCTACGCCGGCCACGGCCACACCCCCGGCGAATCCTGGCTCGCCGCCAACATTGCCCGCGACATCCAAGCCAACCGCGACACCGCACGCCAAACACGCGCCGAACTCGAAGCCGAAGGAGACGACTGGGCATGA
- a CDS encoding helix-turn-helix transcriptional regulator, giving the protein MTTATSQLLTVPEVMARLKFGRSKVYDLIRSKRLTSITEGRSRRIPENAVQDYIRDRIEEAA; this is encoded by the coding sequence ATGACGACCGCCACCAGCCAGCTGCTTACCGTGCCTGAGGTCATGGCACGGCTCAAGTTCGGGCGCTCGAAGGTCTACGACCTGATCCGCTCAAAGCGCCTCACCTCGATCACTGAGGGTCGCTCTCGCCGTATCCCCGAAAACGCGGTGCAGGACTACATCCGTGACCGGATCGAGGAGGCCGCCTGA
- a CDS encoding tyrosine-type recombinase/integrase, with product MTPQRKRNPNGAGTITKRKDGRYQAAVYVLQPDGTRARKFAYGKTWAECDTKRRNLLAKVDSGVPVPTRSAKLAEWLPYWLENIIRPRRKRTTYAKYEIHVRLYLVPMLGTKRLESLSVGDVRRFLRQVEQKKSAATAKESHRVLRTALMAACREELITRNVATLVEPPSPESRDLSPWSLDETLAFLSASRRDPLYAAFVLAIALGFRRGEIVGLRWKDVDLDKREIRLRKQRQRVGGEAYDDAPKGRRRRQTLPLPAICLAPLRWQRMRQASMRERAGESWAETGYVFTTRTGRPIEPRNLYRSFTRVAKNADLRVIRLHDARHGCATLLTAAGVAPRVVMEILGHSQIAITMNTYTHVVQDTQREAVSHMDRLLKRRPASG from the coding sequence ATGACACCGCAGCGAAAGCGCAATCCCAACGGGGCCGGCACCATCACCAAGCGCAAGGACGGCCGCTACCAAGCCGCTGTCTACGTCCTCCAGCCCGACGGCACCCGCGCCCGCAAGTTCGCCTACGGCAAGACCTGGGCCGAGTGCGACACCAAGCGGCGCAACCTCCTCGCCAAGGTGGACAGTGGCGTACCCGTCCCCACCCGCTCGGCCAAGCTCGCCGAATGGCTGCCGTACTGGCTGGAGAACATCATCAGGCCGCGTCGCAAGCGCACGACGTACGCGAAGTATGAGATCCACGTGCGGCTCTACCTGGTGCCAATGCTCGGCACGAAGCGGCTCGAATCGCTCAGCGTCGGCGACGTACGGCGATTCCTGCGACAGGTGGAACAGAAGAAGTCGGCCGCCACCGCCAAGGAGTCTCACCGGGTACTGCGCACTGCGCTCATGGCGGCCTGCCGGGAAGAGCTGATCACCCGGAACGTCGCCACTCTCGTCGAGCCGCCGTCGCCGGAGTCTCGCGATCTCTCGCCCTGGTCGCTGGACGAGACGTTGGCGTTCCTCTCGGCCTCCCGTCGCGACCCGCTGTATGCAGCCTTCGTGCTCGCCATCGCGCTCGGCTTCCGCCGGGGTGAGATCGTCGGTCTCCGCTGGAAGGACGTGGATCTTGATAAGCGGGAGATCCGGTTGCGGAAACAGCGGCAGCGGGTTGGCGGCGAAGCGTATGACGATGCCCCCAAGGGCCGTCGACGTCGTCAGACTCTTCCGCTGCCGGCCATATGCCTCGCCCCGCTCCGGTGGCAGCGAATGAGGCAGGCAAGCATGCGGGAGCGTGCCGGGGAGAGCTGGGCGGAGACCGGATATGTATTCACGACTCGCACGGGTCGGCCGATCGAGCCGCGGAATCTGTACCGATCATTCACTCGCGTAGCGAAGAACGCGGACCTTCGTGTGATCCGCCTGCATGACGCCCGGCATGGCTGCGCCACGCTGCTCACCGCAGCCGGCGTCGCTCCCCGGGTGGTCATGGAGATCTTGGGACACAGTCAGATCGCCATCACGATGAACACGTACACGCACGTCGTGCAGGACACGCAGCGTGAGGCCGTGAGCCACATGGACCGGCTTCTGAAGCGCCGGCCCGCCTCCGGGTGA
- a CDS encoding coiled-coil domain-containing protein — protein sequence MTATDTQPHEQRERRRGRGGPLRDVMGLVLLPLPLLLAMVPMSFAGGGTRRWFGRGESQRADAQAAKDAAAAAFYELDTAHRDLRISIETITAVDSSPSARKAAEDYEGFGRRIDEVSQRYITAVDSHDLDRDDLDGAAVARARTDLTRAKEELDRVKGELERFAQGLGPLLQTAETQLARLAPAVERARQALLAASNALDTVRAQGLRADDLATRLAALGPELTKLNQGAGQHGVQETIRRADDVLRKAEGVRTEAERLPGKAAELDKRLVSLRTRAQAITTRAGKVDPVLSELRRRYSAACWQDLQQVPERATQSVQQAEVKLREAQQARDEQRWADATSLLATVRALLDGTDEAVSAAGDRLQRLDAVSFDRQKEIERTRFAIRDAQRLAMAGRSTPDPRHAGPLDDAVARLDRAVADLEGRHPDWWHFLTETEAVRQTAARVVQEIRDARGGAGANG from the coding sequence GTGACGGCGACAGACACGCAGCCGCATGAGCAGCGAGAACGCCGTCGCGGCCGTGGGGGCCCGCTCCGGGATGTGATGGGGCTCGTGTTGCTGCCGTTGCCCTTGTTGCTGGCGATGGTGCCGATGTCGTTCGCGGGCGGCGGGACCCGGCGCTGGTTCGGGCGCGGGGAGAGCCAGCGGGCCGATGCGCAGGCCGCGAAGGATGCCGCGGCGGCGGCGTTCTACGAGCTGGACACCGCACACCGTGACCTGCGGATCTCCATAGAGACGATCACCGCGGTCGACAGTTCGCCCTCCGCGCGGAAAGCGGCGGAGGACTACGAGGGCTTCGGCCGGCGGATCGACGAGGTGAGTCAGCGGTACATCACCGCGGTCGACTCCCACGACCTGGACCGTGACGATCTGGACGGCGCCGCGGTGGCGCGGGCGCGCACCGATCTGACCCGTGCCAAGGAGGAGCTGGATCGCGTCAAGGGCGAGCTCGAACGGTTCGCGCAGGGGCTCGGCCCCCTGTTGCAGACCGCCGAGACGCAGCTGGCGCGGCTGGCCCCGGCCGTGGAGCGGGCGCGGCAGGCTCTGCTGGCGGCGAGCAATGCGCTGGACACGGTCCGTGCGCAGGGGCTGCGGGCCGATGATCTCGCGACGCGGCTGGCGGCGCTCGGGCCCGAGCTGACCAAGCTCAATCAGGGTGCCGGGCAGCACGGCGTGCAGGAGACGATCCGGCGCGCCGACGATGTGCTGCGCAAGGCCGAGGGCGTACGGACCGAGGCCGAGCGGCTGCCGGGGAAGGCGGCGGAGCTCGACAAGCGGCTGGTGTCGCTGCGGACCCGGGCGCAGGCGATCACGACGCGTGCCGGGAAGGTCGACCCGGTCCTCAGCGAGCTGCGACGGCGGTACAGCGCGGCATGCTGGCAGGACCTTCAGCAGGTACCGGAACGGGCCACACAGTCCGTGCAGCAGGCCGAGGTCAAGCTGCGGGAGGCGCAGCAGGCGCGTGACGAGCAGCGCTGGGCGGACGCCACGAGCCTGCTGGCGACCGTACGGGCGCTGCTGGACGGCACCGACGAGGCGGTGTCGGCGGCCGGTGACCGGTTGCAGCGGCTGGATGCGGTGTCGTTCGACCGGCAGAAGGAGATCGAGCGGACGCGCTTCGCGATCCGGGACGCGCAGCGGCTGGCGATGGCCGGACGCAGCACCCCCGATCCGCGGCATGCCGGGCCCCTGGACGATGCGGTGGCGCGGCTGGACCGCGCCGTGGCGGATCTGGAGGGACGGCATCCGGACTGGTGGCATTTCCTGACGGAGACCGAGGCGGTACGGCAGACCGCGGCCCGGGTGGTGCAGGAGATCCGCGACGCCAGGGGCGGCGCCGGGGCCAACGGCTGA
- a CDS encoding DUF4383 domain-containing protein codes for MDHRLSKVYRIGAGLMGLVLVAFGVLGLTHHIGFFDTGGDTVAGLNTNGALSVLSIVFGAILVAGMVLGGNFASTLNIVFGCLFLLSGFVNLALLETDANFLAFQLQNVLFSFVVGLMLLVFGMYGRVSGGLPHDNPYWRARHPEEAQRFDRGQLRPVSGMTAARQAARVRMQGASHAGRGSLGAGTSGSRSRTGSGAGTGTATGTGTGTGGKKS; via the coding sequence GTGGACCACCGGCTCAGCAAGGTCTACCGCATCGGTGCGGGGCTGATGGGCCTGGTCCTGGTCGCATTCGGCGTGCTCGGACTGACCCACCACATCGGGTTCTTCGACACCGGCGGCGACACCGTGGCCGGGCTGAACACCAACGGTGCCCTGAGCGTGCTCTCGATCGTCTTCGGAGCGATTCTCGTCGCGGGCATGGTGCTCGGCGGGAACTTCGCCTCGACCCTCAACATCGTGTTCGGCTGCCTCTTCCTTCTGAGCGGCTTTGTGAACCTGGCGCTGCTGGAGACCGACGCGAACTTCCTCGCCTTCCAGCTCCAGAACGTCCTCTTCAGCTTCGTGGTCGGGCTGATGCTGCTGGTCTTCGGGATGTATGGACGGGTCAGCGGCGGCCTTCCACACGACAATCCGTATTGGCGCGCCCGGCACCCGGAGGAGGCGCAGCGGTTCGACCGCGGGCAGCTGCGTCCCGTCTCCGGCATGACGGCCGCACGGCAGGCCGCTCGGGTCAGGATGCAGGGCGCCTCGCATGCCGGGCGCGGTTCGCTCGGCGCCGGCACCAGCGGGAGCAGATCCCGTACCGGATCCGGTGCCGGTACGGGCACCGCAACAGGCACCGGCACCGGCACCGGCGGCAAGAAGTCCTGA